In one Paenibacillus sp. JQZ6Y-1 genomic region, the following are encoded:
- a CDS encoding MFS transporter: MTTTTSSSSQSRLPFAQHRSFYYLIGTQTVSNAADIIYIMGLVSFVLAGTDSIMAGVFVPFFRMASQLLSGLIAPLVLARFYLPRLLLFCQLGQFFIFSVLAGYLWTAGIQASLTIVFALIFAMSFLDGWTTPARNSLVPRLVEKDGLLRANGIVSVSDQMIRCAGWAMGGILVAWIGALPTLMLAAVFYAFAMFFTIFIREPHHDLVADASKPNITSPAKFTTENNQNNNVSKETLTTTATQQTDSLQETNDTQHIEKRHLRTLTEGWKLIWHTRSIRTMVFMDMVDMLGGSVWVGVFMLAFVQQALGQGEEWWGFLNTAYFGGAIGGGLLVVGLVDRLKGKEFIAMLVGVAVYSILTVVFALNTIPLLALLLVIVMGPATELAAVSRRTLLQRSVGREQLPKVFSAQDAILNFTFCISLLGMGWVAEQFGIVNLYVLAGLLSVCAFGYGLLNRRAFKQYTDNTDTSSEL, translated from the coding sequence ATGACAACAACGACTTCTTCATCCTCGCAATCGCGGCTTCCCTTTGCGCAGCATCGCTCATTCTATTATTTGATCGGTACACAAACCGTATCCAACGCCGCAGACATCATCTACATCATGGGACTTGTCTCTTTTGTACTGGCAGGAACGGATTCGATCATGGCGGGTGTATTTGTACCATTTTTTCGTATGGCTTCTCAGCTGCTTAGTGGGTTGATTGCGCCGCTTGTGTTGGCGCGTTTTTATTTGCCAAGATTATTATTGTTTTGCCAGCTCGGACAGTTTTTCATCTTCTCCGTATTGGCAGGTTATTTATGGACAGCAGGCATACAGGCTTCGCTGACCATCGTATTTGCACTGATTTTTGCAATGTCTTTTTTGGACGGCTGGACAACGCCAGCGCGCAATAGTCTAGTGCCGCGCCTTGTGGAAAAGGATGGCTTGCTGCGTGCCAATGGCATCGTCTCGGTTAGCGACCAAATGATTCGTTGTGCAGGCTGGGCAATGGGCGGCATCTTAGTCGCTTGGATCGGAGCATTGCCTACATTGATGCTGGCAGCTGTTTTTTATGCATTTGCAATGTTCTTTACGATCTTTATTCGTGAACCTCATCATGATCTCGTTGCCGACGCCTCTAAACCTAATATTACATCACCTGCAAAATTCACAACAGAAAACAATCAAAATAACAACGTATCAAAGGAAACTCTCACAACTACTGCAACACAGCAAACCGATTCGCTTCAAGAAACAAACGATACCCAGCATATCGAGAAACGCCATTTACGCACATTAACCGAAGGCTGGAAGCTGATCTGGCATACACGTAGCATCCGTACGATGGTATTTATGGATATGGTTGATATGCTAGGCGGTTCCGTCTGGGTAGGTGTGTTTATGCTCGCTTTTGTCCAGCAAGCGCTAGGTCAGGGCGAGGAATGGTGGGGATTCTTGAATACAGCTTATTTTGGAGGAGCCATCGGTGGCGGCTTGCTCGTAGTGGGATTAGTGGATCGGTTAAAAGGCAAAGAATTCATCGCCATGTTAGTCGGTGTTGCGGTATATTCGATCCTTACCGTTGTATTTGCCCTCAATACGATTCCACTGCTTGCGCTATTATTAGTCATCGTGATGGGCCCGGCTACAGAGCTGGCAGCAGTCAGTCGACGTACATTGCTGCAACGAAGCGTAGGTCGCGAGCAATTGCCCAAAGTATTCTCGGCGCAGGATGCCATACTCAATTTTACCTTCTGTATCTCTCTGCTTGGTATGGGTTGGGTTGCCGAGCAATTTGGGATTGTGAATCTGTACGTGCTCGCTGGACTACTGTCCGTATGCGCATTTGGTTATGGGCTGCTCAACCGTCGTGCATTCAAGCAATATACTGATAATACCGATACGTCCAGTGAATTGTAA
- a CDS encoding DUF600 domain-containing protein has protein sequence MIRICLEYVHHKAEKIYVYASHEEGFISTDFFYKINGKIVQRHQLHKAMQNGESIYDSSIGRQKAVLRILNEDIERIIKLCKEMQRDIMTEMKLVYDVSANQLEAEYKYDLVYSSDPVKDADDIAEEWFEAVHFIEK, from the coding sequence ATGATCAGGATTTGCTTAGAGTATGTACATCATAAAGCTGAAAAAATCTATGTGTATGCTTCACACGAAGAAGGATTCATTTCAACTGACTTTTTCTACAAAATAAATGGTAAAATTGTTCAAAGACATCAATTACATAAAGCCATGCAAAATGGAGAGTCTATTTATGATTCTTCCATTGGTAGGCAAAAAGCAGTCTTGAGAATTTTAAATGAGGATATAGAGAGAATAATAAAACTGTGCAAAGAAATGCAACGGGATATAATGACGGAGATGAAATTAGTTTATGATGTATCCGCCAATCAATTAGAAGCAGAGTACAAGTATGATCTAGTCTATTCAAGTGATCCTGTAAAAGATGCAGATGATATTGCAGAAGAGTGGTTTGAAGCTGTTCATTTCATCGAAAAATGA
- a CDS encoding Imm30 family immunity protein — MDNTAKLERLYQMRFLESEGDTIEEFEQLLNDLSIQGTIADIPKLCCIFEDEISEASAGDTMVETLLYILLNHHTPKGFEIFADNIPCMLPKAEFWTEQIHKRVLESTELTTLYEQALINIQAPICQRIITLLLDIQKEQPELYAEQTTRLLSAAKV; from the coding sequence ATGGACAATACTGCAAAATTGGAACGGCTATACCAGATGCGTTTCTTGGAAAGTGAAGGAGATACCATTGAAGAGTTTGAGCAGCTTTTGAATGATTTATCGATTCAAGGAACAATAGCGGATATTCCTAAATTATGTTGTATATTTGAAGATGAGATTAGTGAAGCTTCTGCTGGTGATACAATGGTCGAAACACTACTTTATATTTTGCTCAACCACCATACACCTAAAGGGTTTGAAATTTTTGCTGACAATATACCGTGTATGTTGCCCAAAGCGGAATTTTGGACAGAGCAAATTCATAAAAGAGTATTAGAATCTACTGAGTTAACTACGCTGTATGAACAAGCTCTGATCAATATCCAAGCACCGATATGCCAAAGGATCATAACCCTGTTACTTGACATTCAAAAAGAACAACCAGAATTATATGCTGAGCAGACAACTCGCCTATTATCAGCAGCGAAGGTTTGA
- a CDS encoding DUF4280 domain-containing protein, which translates to MSDEFYVVRGASMRCNCGSHPRKINLPASHGAFVKTQPMMNEDDYKPVNVPSFGVCSSSANPSSATVYLVGEGGGQVQGKPCTPMLMQPWMNTMEKTRVESKPALTTSSCHMCMYKGSITFETSGQE; encoded by the coding sequence ATGTCAGATGAATTCTACGTCGTACGTGGTGCTTCCATGCGCTGCAACTGTGGTTCCCATCCACGCAAAATCAATCTGCCTGCCAGTCACGGTGCTTTTGTCAAAACACAGCCTATGATGAACGAGGACGATTACAAACCGGTCAATGTGCCGAGCTTTGGCGTGTGTAGCAGTTCCGCGAATCCTAGCTCGGCTACCGTGTATCTGGTTGGCGAAGGCGGCGGACAAGTGCAGGGCAAACCATGCACCCCAATGCTGATGCAGCCGTGGATGAATACGATGGAAAAGACGCGCGTCGAGAGCAAGCCTGCCTTAACGACATCCTCTTGCCATATGTGCATGTACAAAGGAAGCATCACCTTTGAAACCAGTGGACAGGAATGA
- a CDS encoding pentapeptide repeat-containing protein produces the protein MKNWNKKQWIAHISEYTASRQSIQSLNIDTIDLSMVDFSELIADGLSAVNTNLEAAIFSHASLLDCDFSRANLRNTNFSYADMADCQFDDAYLNAANMSHSKMNISMCVKTCFDQANLENTELIGSSFNFSTFRFANLTGTVAKQASFANTDLTGASLRNGDFDNADFTNSILKDVDWTGANITNAIFDPGVVERIFEK, from the coding sequence ATGAAAAATTGGAATAAAAAGCAGTGGATTGCTCATATTAGTGAATATACAGCTTCACGTCAAAGTATTCAAAGTCTGAATATAGACACTATCGATTTAAGTATGGTGGACTTTTCTGAACTAATCGCAGACGGTCTTTCAGCTGTGAATACCAATTTGGAAGCAGCTATATTCAGTCATGCTTCTTTGCTTGATTGCGATTTCTCCAGAGCTAATTTGAGAAACACTAATTTTTCTTATGCTGATATGGCAGATTGTCAATTTGATGATGCTTATTTAAATGCCGCCAATATGTCCCATAGTAAAATGAATATTAGTATGTGCGTAAAAACTTGTTTTGATCAGGCAAATCTTGAAAATACTGAATTGATAGGGAGTTCTTTTAACTTTTCTACCTTTCGTTTTGCCAATCTAACTGGGACAGTTGCCAAGCAAGCAAGTTTTGCAAATACGGATTTAACCGGGGCTTCTTTAAGAAATGGGGATTTTGATAACGCCGATTTTACGAATTCCATTCTGAAGGATGTTGATTGGACAGGAGCCAATATAACAAATGCTATATTTGACCCGGGGGTAGTAGAACGCATTTTTGAAAAGTAA
- a CDS encoding AHH domain-containing protein, translating to MIGYDQIRVKCPYPLLHIHELQIDWQPGEHAKLLLTGWMDEQLQMEMPLTASVQDEIEIFYNTPIWMGLGIEQPLFRGVVNKVEAYRQNSVHKISIEGISASSLWDVKKRKRTFPEPTQTYEQLLNKVIEDYSGSEMEFHTGADKAIGDATLQYEETDWELSKRLASTLQAVIVCDMLKSVKPYLHFGLPEGKDVVVPDHTPYTAHKDLAAYQRAVATGAELHDTDFFRYELQYNEPLAIGDRVRFRDKQLVVKELHAHMEKGELLFNYVLARESGVRHPIILNDKAVGVSLEGTVLDVRGEEVKLKLDVDQDDGKADPHWYPFAPPTGSPMYSMPQIGTKASLYHPDGSGLHAQVLGSVRTNGATAAKTRDPNTRYYGSEHGNELKIAPDHVHFYGNPDGTLSISLQDGVGVVIRSPKKLTITGKEDIVLKSKKKVILNAAEMIMAYKTGASSGIAVEGEYHLLGQNVWADGSDRTAYVAYEDAPQKGTPPPPPDPPKPFDWGKLGRNVLGGLAIVVGVAALAAFTVATLGAGPLIVGAVAVGAVAAGGIAVGVQAASDIARGEVSDFGEYAATALRESFIGAVTGAIFGPFGAGGAIAGKMALGAAENAVSDVASQMLQGKSLSELDWKSVGISAGIGVATVGVVNSKAGKAIGGMIGKGVKAAPKAIKDGVKAVGKGFNDAVTQIGESGSRLGQKISGGFGGQQMATVNGAHMDMGSSNVNRMESRSIPETDVQRNYNKVMNEANEKVRLIPGEPGKVTGGSSQKLGKNMFEEMGLPRSTKRTPYQAQHVIPADFKKHPVLQKIGMDLDHASNGYFLRIPDEHVSPTSRHQGYHSVYSDFVEKKLNTLDINQNVDVLEKQVYDLQQKLKKLQEKGLPLYLKDDYLNKELRKIKSKGMDEYIIHRANNKDKIKPVWARGGGATVEMWERWFDKL from the coding sequence GTGATTGGTTACGATCAAATTAGGGTCAAATGCCCGTATCCACTCCTGCATATTCACGAACTGCAAATCGACTGGCAGCCCGGCGAGCATGCCAAATTGCTGCTCACTGGCTGGATGGACGAGCAATTGCAGATGGAGATGCCACTTACGGCCTCCGTACAAGATGAGATTGAAATATTTTATAATACGCCGATTTGGATGGGGCTTGGCATAGAGCAGCCTTTATTTCGCGGTGTCGTCAATAAAGTGGAAGCCTATCGGCAAAACAGCGTACATAAAATTAGCATCGAAGGCATTAGTGCATCATCGCTCTGGGATGTCAAAAAGCGCAAGCGTACCTTTCCCGAACCGACTCAGACGTATGAGCAGCTGCTGAACAAAGTGATCGAGGACTATTCAGGTAGTGAGATGGAATTTCACACTGGAGCAGATAAAGCTATCGGCGATGCCACTCTGCAATATGAGGAAACCGATTGGGAGCTGAGCAAGCGGCTGGCGAGCACATTACAGGCGGTTATTGTTTGTGATATGCTGAAATCAGTAAAGCCGTATTTGCATTTTGGTTTGCCAGAAGGCAAGGACGTGGTTGTGCCAGATCATACACCATATACGGCGCATAAGGATTTGGCAGCGTATCAGCGAGCGGTTGCAACCGGAGCGGAACTGCATGATACGGACTTTTTTCGATACGAATTACAATATAACGAGCCGCTCGCAATCGGCGACCGCGTGCGTTTCCGAGACAAGCAGCTGGTTGTCAAAGAACTGCACGCTCATATGGAAAAAGGCGAGCTGCTGTTCAACTATGTGCTTGCACGCGAATCAGGTGTACGGCATCCGATCATTTTAAATGACAAAGCCGTCGGTGTGTCACTAGAAGGGACCGTACTCGACGTACGCGGCGAAGAGGTCAAATTGAAGCTGGATGTGGATCAGGACGACGGCAAGGCTGACCCGCACTGGTATCCATTTGCTCCGCCAACCGGTAGCCCCATGTACAGCATGCCGCAGATTGGTACAAAAGCAAGTCTGTATCATCCAGATGGTAGCGGATTACATGCTCAAGTGCTGGGATCGGTGCGTACCAATGGTGCCACCGCAGCCAAAACAAGAGATCCGAATACACGTTACTATGGCAGCGAGCACGGCAATGAATTGAAGATTGCCCCGGATCATGTTCACTTTTATGGCAATCCCGACGGTACCCTGTCGATCAGTCTGCAAGACGGCGTCGGGGTCGTAATCCGTAGTCCGAAAAAACTGACCATTACGGGTAAAGAAGATATCGTACTGAAGAGTAAAAAGAAAGTCATCCTAAATGCCGCCGAGATGATCATGGCTTACAAAACCGGTGCATCCTCTGGCATCGCTGTGGAGGGCGAATATCATCTGCTCGGTCAAAACGTATGGGCAGACGGCAGCGACCGTACCGCATATGTTGCGTATGAAGATGCACCACAAAAAGGTACTCCACCGCCACCACCAGACCCGCCCAAACCATTTGATTGGGGCAAGCTCGGTCGCAACGTACTAGGCGGACTCGCCATCGTTGTGGGCGTAGCCGCGCTGGCAGCCTTCACCGTTGCTACATTGGGGGCAGGCCCTCTCATCGTCGGTGCCGTAGCCGTTGGCGCGGTGGCCGCTGGCGGAATCGCCGTCGGTGTACAGGCCGCATCCGACATCGCAAGAGGGGAAGTGAGCGATTTCGGGGAATATGCGGCGACCGCATTGCGGGAGTCGTTTATCGGAGCCGTGACGGGGGCAATCTTTGGTCCGTTTGGAGCCGGCGGAGCCATTGCTGGTAAAATGGCATTGGGCGCTGCCGAGAATGCAGTGTCAGACGTCGCAAGCCAGATGTTGCAGGGCAAAAGTTTATCCGAATTGGATTGGAAATCTGTCGGCATAAGTGCCGGTATCGGCGTTGCAACCGTAGGTGTGGTGAATTCCAAAGCAGGTAAAGCGATCGGCGGAATGATCGGCAAAGGTGTGAAAGCTGCACCAAAAGCCATTAAAGATGGAGTTAAAGCCGTAGGCAAAGGCTTCAATGATGCCGTCACTCAGATCGGCGAATCCGGTAGCAGACTGGGACAGAAAATAAGCGGCGGTTTTGGCGGTCAACAAATGGCTACTGTAAATGGAGCCCACATGGATATGGGCAGTAGCAATGTAAACCGGATGGAGAGTAGAAGTATACCGGAGACGGACGTGCAGCGGAATTATAATAAGGTGATGAATGAAGCAAATGAAAAAGTAAGATTAATACCCGGAGAACCAGGCAAAGTTACAGGGGGAAGCTCACAAAAGTTAGGTAAAAATATGTTTGAGGAAATGGGGTTGCCTAGATCCACAAAAAGGACTCCATATCAAGCGCAACATGTCATTCCTGCGGACTTTAAAAAACATCCCGTTTTACAAAAAATAGGAATGGACTTGGATCATGCATCCAATGGTTATTTTCTACGTATTCCTGATGAGCATGTTAGTCCAACTTCAAGGCATCAAGGATATCACTCCGTTTATAGCGATTTTGTTGAAAAAAAGTTGAATACATTAGATATTAATCAGAATGTAGATGTATTAGAAAAACAAGTGTATGATTTACAACAAAAACTGAAGAAGCTTCAAGAAAAAGGATTGCCTTTATACTTGAAAGATGATTACCTAAACAAAGAGTTGAGAAAAATTAAATCGAAAGGAATGGATGAATATATTATTCATCGCGCGAATAATAAAGATAAAATTAAACCTGTCTGGGCCAGAGGCGGAGGAGCTACAGTCGAAATGTGGGAAAGGTGGTTTGATAAATTATGA
- a CDS encoding DUF6985 domain-containing protein yields the protein MLSRQLAYYQQRRFELGYDIQENEDYPHIQTVADIIPMITLDSMIIPYGYLHPERNVGLLFHCTIIRNDT from the coding sequence ATGCTGAGCAGACAACTCGCCTATTATCAGCAGCGAAGGTTTGAACTGGGATATGATATTCAAGAAAACGAGGACTATCCCCATATCCAAACGGTAGCGGATATTATACCTATGATCACCTTGGACAGTATGATCATTCCTTATGGCTATCTTCATCCAGAACGAAACGTTGGATTGTTATTTCATTGCACAATAATAAGAAATGATACATAA
- a CDS encoding ankyrin repeat domain-containing protein: MTFYEDLTYYSEDHFEHSQNIGWLDTNKEFPRAKPSFEFIEALYEYIKCPFNKQRHSHPTSFEYRGNEIKLGYSEIRVLSNKTDQKFAAPDTILKSILDQEYSPPQVFQKAVIEGPKPGTTEYDQFIERYNENCLWGESPDYAEQCHKLNKAMSEHQNTQVQKWIQNKEISIDITTIDGSILNSALLNNNVEVALWVIDHGIDINKFSGIELNTAIAQGHNNIVNLLIDKHMKLNMYSPKLNPLFTAIRTKNVEAVEVIMDSGIDLNIKYSNEFMQDIDALKLAQQLKFHPAIELLQDKYN; this comes from the coding sequence TTGACTTTTTACGAAGACTTAACGTACTACTCAGAAGATCATTTCGAACATTCACAAAATATTGGATGGCTAGATACAAATAAAGAATTTCCGCGCGCCAAACCCTCTTTTGAGTTTATTGAGGCTTTATATGAATATATCAAATGTCCATTTAACAAGCAGCGTCATTCTCATCCCACTTCTTTTGAGTATAGAGGAAATGAAATAAAATTGGGCTATTCTGAAATTAGAGTACTTAGCAATAAAACTGACCAAAAATTTGCTGCACCCGATACGATATTGAAATCTATTTTGGATCAGGAATATAGTCCTCCACAAGTTTTTCAAAAGGCTGTTATCGAAGGACCTAAACCAGGCACTACAGAATATGATCAATTTATAGAGCGCTATAACGAAAATTGCTTATGGGGAGAATCTCCCGATTATGCGGAGCAATGCCATAAACTGAATAAAGCAATGTCAGAGCATCAAAATACGCAAGTTCAGAAATGGATTCAGAATAAAGAAATTTCAATCGATATTACAACAATAGATGGCAGCATATTAAACAGTGCTCTGCTAAATAATAATGTAGAAGTAGCACTTTGGGTGATTGATCATGGCATAGATATTAATAAATTTTCAGGAATAGAATTAAATACAGCTATTGCTCAAGGTCATAATAACATTGTGAATTTGCTGATTGATAAACACATGAAACTCAACATGTATTCACCTAAATTAAACCCTCTTTTTACAGCAATTAGAACAAAGAATGTAGAAGCGGTAGAAGTTATAATGGATTCAGGAATCGATCTGAATATAAAATATTCCAATGAGTTTATGCAGGATATAGATGCTTTGAAGTTAGCCCAGCAGCTCAAATTTCATCCTGCTATTGAATTGTTGCAAGACAAGTATAATTGA
- a CDS encoding YitT family protein, whose product MRRTTNNNWTKVAGQIAAILIGTFILAFAYYHINFHNNLSEGGFVGLALLGKYLFGWSPAWSTLLLDIPVIVLAWWLKGHRFMLMTLLGAGAFSLFYAGFEQLSPFVVDLHGSMLAAAVLSGVLTGLGAGIVLRYGGATGGDDVLSRLISDWKGWKIGNVFFAGDVIVLGLCLLFMPFKETMFTMLAVWLAGKMITWTVTVEFKMPFTVGKVKDAASSVQVPVQTASTLPRSS is encoded by the coding sequence ATGAGGAGAACAACGAATAACAATTGGACAAAGGTGGCTGGACAGATCGCTGCCATTTTGATCGGTACATTTATTCTTGCGTTTGCTTATTATCATATTAATTTTCACAACAATCTGTCGGAAGGCGGATTTGTAGGTCTGGCATTGCTCGGCAAGTACTTGTTCGGCTGGTCGCCGGCATGGAGTACATTACTGCTAGACATTCCAGTCATTGTATTGGCATGGTGGCTAAAAGGTCATCGCTTTATGCTAATGACACTGCTCGGAGCGGGAGCATTCTCGTTGTTTTATGCGGGATTTGAGCAATTATCGCCGTTTGTCGTGGACTTACACGGAAGCATGTTGGCAGCTGCTGTATTGTCCGGTGTTCTAACCGGACTGGGCGCAGGTATTGTTCTCCGCTATGGAGGGGCCACGGGAGGCGACGATGTATTGTCCCGTTTGATCAGTGATTGGAAAGGCTGGAAGATTGGTAATGTCTTCTTTGCTGGTGATGTGATTGTACTTGGATTGTGTCTTCTGTTTATGCCATTCAAGGAAACGATGTTTACGATGCTGGCAGTATGGCTGGCAGGTAAGATGATCACTTGGACGGTAACAGTAGAATTCAAAATGCCATTTACAGTCGGTAAAGTCAAAGATGCCGCGTCTTCAGTGCAGGTTCCGGTTCAAACCGCGTCTACACTGCCGCGCTCGTCTTAA
- a CDS encoding cytoplasmic protein: MRYGKNDALVQEVIAFIKNDLLFTNARTMDLNISVIDDFERAKELAWSQDLESVDVIWQNIKSNESSKVLNIISSDEDLKTLEDELYDVFSDEENYHEEFFPIDVWDINEEVQSDLYKCALNRLINGQQDHFYEHIFKIYQAGGWPCSWEGPYPQGQPIVYQPSGDFER, translated from the coding sequence ATGAGATACGGAAAAAACGATGCCTTAGTACAAGAAGTAATTGCTTTTATCAAAAATGATCTTTTATTTACTAATGCTAGAACTATGGATTTAAATATTTCAGTCATTGATGATTTTGAACGTGCGAAAGAGTTGGCTTGGTCTCAAGATTTAGAATCGGTTGATGTAATATGGCAGAATATAAAATCGAATGAAAGTTCTAAAGTGTTGAACATTATCTCTAGTGATGAGGATTTGAAAACACTAGAGGACGAATTATACGATGTTTTTTCAGACGAAGAAAATTATCATGAAGAGTTTTTCCCTATAGATGTTTGGGATATTAATGAAGAAGTTCAATCTGATTTATATAAATGTGCTTTAAATCGCTTGATCAATGGTCAACAAGATCATTTTTATGAACATATTTTCAAAATATATCAGGCTGGCGGTTGGCCTTGTAGCTGGGAAGGACCATATCCCCAAGGGCAACCGATCGTTTATCAGCCGAGCGGGGATTTTGAAAGATAA
- a CDS encoding phage baseplate assembly protein V encodes MSFMPTSSSKWPDLSNGELPMLFPDIFSIGDLDVQPYQFERILDLKIVKQLNEHVTFTLSGIVPEELMDQYVEHADENEQIEVFITNLLEDVYSERERLFQGTVTNISIKAVHGVRELHIEAQSLTSKMDIEKKQRSFQKTEDTYRDLFNHVASDYTEAKVLDEASNGQYLGELFVQNKETDWAFLKRLASRLHAPLIPMSTQPGLKLMIGVPEGDTPIILNEYNYTVKKDLMEHKLKANNDIPDDLEESSISYEVSSYELLELGTPVQFLDKVLYIASAEIGIDDEVLMGKYMLRDRPSFRNRIIWPYELSGSSLFGKVIDIMKDQVKIKLDIDQGSEDSGAMWFPYSTVYSSPDGSGWYAMPEVNDQIRLYFPNEREQHAFVASSVDLKSSDPVKRSDPAVKSISTKYGKQVIFKPGAVEIIANGELLIRLTDEGGIEINSNKKIIMTADEDIEITGKTKIMIEGKEGVDFVQGGATVNIKDDVRLTGGKVNIE; translated from the coding sequence ATGAGCTTTATGCCCACCTCATCATCCAAATGGCCGGATTTATCGAATGGCGAACTGCCGATGCTGTTTCCCGATATTTTCAGCATTGGCGATCTGGATGTGCAGCCGTATCAGTTTGAACGCATCCTCGATCTCAAAATCGTGAAGCAGCTGAACGAGCATGTGACCTTTACCCTCAGTGGTATCGTGCCGGAGGAGTTGATGGATCAATATGTAGAACATGCAGATGAAAATGAGCAGATCGAAGTATTTATTACGAATCTGCTGGAAGATGTGTACAGCGAGCGGGAGCGGCTGTTTCAAGGCACCGTAACCAATATCTCGATCAAAGCCGTGCATGGCGTACGGGAGCTGCATATTGAAGCGCAAAGTCTAACGTCCAAAATGGATATTGAGAAAAAGCAGCGCTCGTTCCAAAAAACCGAAGATACATATCGCGATCTGTTCAATCATGTGGCGTCAGATTATACCGAGGCAAAGGTGCTGGACGAAGCTTCCAACGGTCAATACTTGGGTGAACTGTTTGTACAGAATAAGGAAACGGATTGGGCATTTCTCAAACGTCTCGCTTCCCGTCTGCATGCGCCGCTCATTCCGATGTCCACCCAGCCCGGATTGAAGCTCATGATTGGTGTGCCGGAAGGCGATACGCCGATCATACTGAACGAATACAATTACACGGTCAAAAAAGACCTGATGGAGCATAAGCTCAAAGCGAACAATGATATTCCCGATGATCTGGAAGAATCCAGCATTAGCTATGAAGTGAGTAGTTACGAGCTATTGGAATTAGGTACTCCTGTACAGTTTCTGGATAAGGTGCTGTATATTGCATCTGCCGAAATCGGGATTGACGACGAAGTGCTGATGGGAAAATATATGTTGCGCGACCGTCCCAGCTTCCGCAATCGCATCATCTGGCCATATGAACTGTCCGGCTCTTCATTGTTCGGCAAGGTAATCGACATTATGAAGGATCAGGTCAAGATCAAGCTGGATATTGACCAAGGCTCTGAAGATAGCGGCGCTATGTGGTTTCCGTATTCAACGGTCTATTCTTCACCCGATGGCAGTGGCTGGTATGCGATGCCAGAGGTCAATGATCAGATTCGGCTGTATTTCCCCAATGAACGCGAGCAGCATGCGTTTGTCGCCAGCTCAGTCGATCTAAAATCATCCGATCCGGTCAAACGCAGTGATCCCGCAGTCAAGAGCATCAGTACCAAATACGGCAAGCAGGTAATTTTCAAGCCGGGAGCGGTGGAGATTATCGCTAACGGCGAGCTACTGATCCGCCTGACTGACGAGGGCGGGATTGAGATCAACAGCAACAAGAAGATTATTATGACGGCTGACGAGGATATCGAGATTACAGGCAAAACGAAGATTATGATCGAAGGCAAAGAGGGCGTCGACTTCGTACAAGGCGGTGCGACCGTCAATATTAAGGATGATGTGCGTCTGACGGGAGGCAAGGTGAATATCGAATGA